From one Burkholderia latens genomic stretch:
- a CDS encoding glycosyl hydrolase 2 galactose-binding domain-containing protein, with protein MTRTRAARTWSMLATAAGAVREPRALPAGAGWIAAPVPGTVAQALALAGRSDDAASLAERDHWYRVDLRGHGPRVLRFHGLATLAEAWLDDTPILRSDSMFVAHDVPVTLDGVHRLYICFRALAPHLRDARAPRRARWRTRLAEPATLRAVRTSLLGHMPGWFPRCVPTGPWRPVDVLDPADGPVLIHCDLHARVDGDTGWLDAELAFAAPLPDAFTARLSCGEHQATLERTGADRLHASVAVPNVRRWWPHTHGEPVLYDIALHIGAERRPLGATGFRTIEPHAGDDGKGFGLRVNGVPVFARGACWSSAAPLTLHADDATYGRLLGYARDAGFNMIRVGGTMTYEADAFHAWCDRLGLMVWQDFMFANFDYGLDDRALADAVDREASQFLTRHRASPSLAVLCGGSEIAQQAAMSGLGPRQRFLELTAERLASHAAARRPDTVYVPDSPDGGVLPFVPRERVSHYYGVGAYLRPLDDARRADVRFASECLAFSNVPCDAMLASLGWPGVHEPRWKAAVPRDPGTSWDFDDVRDHYLHTLYDVAPDRLRREDASRYFELSRAVIADLMRDTFSEWRRTGSRCAGALVWQFQDVMPGAGWGVIDAAHRPKSAWYALRQVLQPVQVLLVDEGLNGVDVHVINERAAPLAAAVELVALRDGRTPVARAAGPVRIAAHDTIRLGSAELLGRFFDWTYAYRFGPCEHDTVVATLRGDDGTLLSQAFYFPSRTHPAVFARREPGIEACVSRSGGTWHVDIDTRHVARHVQIDAPGYVPRDEWFDLAPGTPARVALIPLAAPGEARADDVPPSVEIRAVNAARSVRATPAG; from the coding sequence GTGACGCGCACGCGCGCCGCACGCACGTGGTCGATGCTGGCGACGGCGGCGGGCGCCGTGCGGGAACCGCGCGCGCTTCCCGCCGGCGCCGGCTGGATCGCAGCTCCGGTGCCCGGTACGGTCGCGCAGGCGCTTGCGCTGGCCGGCCGCAGCGACGACGCGGCGTCGCTCGCCGAGCGCGACCACTGGTATCGCGTCGACCTGCGCGGACACGGGCCGCGCGTGCTGCGTTTTCACGGTCTCGCAACGCTGGCCGAAGCGTGGCTCGACGACACGCCGATCTTGCGCTCGGACAGCATGTTCGTCGCGCACGACGTCCCCGTAACGCTCGACGGCGTGCATCGGCTGTACATCTGTTTCCGCGCGCTCGCGCCGCACCTGCGCGATGCGCGCGCGCCTCGCCGTGCACGCTGGCGCACGCGTCTGGCCGAACCGGCGACGCTGCGCGCCGTGCGCACGTCGCTGCTCGGGCACATGCCGGGCTGGTTTCCCCGTTGCGTGCCGACCGGTCCGTGGCGGCCCGTCGACGTGCTCGACCCGGCCGACGGCCCCGTGCTGATTCATTGCGATCTGCACGCGCGCGTCGACGGCGACACCGGCTGGCTCGATGCGGAACTCGCCTTCGCGGCGCCGCTGCCGGACGCGTTTACGGCCCGGCTGTCGTGCGGCGAACACCAAGCGACGCTCGAGCGCACCGGCGCCGACCGGCTGCATGCGTCCGTCGCGGTGCCGAACGTGCGCCGCTGGTGGCCGCATACGCACGGCGAACCGGTGCTCTACGACATCGCGCTGCACATCGGGGCGGAGCGCCGACCGCTCGGCGCAACCGGCTTTCGCACGATCGAACCGCATGCGGGCGACGACGGCAAGGGCTTCGGGTTGCGCGTAAACGGCGTGCCGGTGTTCGCGCGCGGCGCGTGCTGGAGCAGCGCCGCACCGCTCACGCTGCACGCAGACGACGCAACCTATGGCCGCCTGCTCGGGTACGCGCGCGACGCCGGCTTCAACATGATCCGCGTCGGCGGCACGATGACTTACGAGGCCGATGCATTCCACGCGTGGTGCGACCGGCTCGGGCTGATGGTGTGGCAAGACTTCATGTTCGCGAACTTCGACTACGGGCTCGACGATCGTGCACTGGCGGACGCCGTCGATCGCGAAGCCTCCCAGTTCCTCACGCGCCACCGTGCGTCGCCGTCGCTTGCGGTATTGTGCGGCGGCAGCGAGATCGCGCAGCAGGCCGCGATGTCGGGGCTCGGACCGAGGCAGCGCTTTCTCGAGTTGACCGCCGAACGCCTCGCGAGCCATGCGGCAGCGCGACGGCCCGATACGGTCTACGTTCCCGATTCGCCCGACGGCGGCGTGCTGCCGTTCGTGCCGCGCGAGCGGGTGTCGCACTACTACGGTGTCGGCGCGTACTTGCGCCCGCTCGACGACGCGCGTCGCGCCGACGTGCGCTTCGCGAGCGAATGCCTCGCGTTCTCGAACGTGCCATGCGATGCGATGCTCGCCAGCCTCGGCTGGCCGGGCGTTCACGAGCCGCGCTGGAAAGCGGCCGTGCCGCGCGACCCTGGTACTTCGTGGGATTTCGACGATGTTCGCGACCACTATCTGCACACGCTGTACGACGTGGCACCGGACCGGCTGCGGCGCGAGGATGCGTCGCGCTACTTCGAGCTGTCGCGCGCGGTGATCGCCGACCTGATGCGCGACACGTTCTCCGAATGGCGTCGCACGGGTTCGCGCTGCGCAGGCGCGCTCGTCTGGCAGTTCCAGGACGTGATGCCGGGCGCCGGATGGGGGGTGATCGATGCGGCGCATCGCCCGAAGTCCGCGTGGTATGCACTGCGCCAGGTGCTTCAGCCGGTGCAGGTGCTGCTCGTCGACGAAGGGCTGAACGGGGTCGACGTGCACGTGATCAACGAACGCGCGGCGCCGCTGGCGGCCGCCGTCGAGCTCGTCGCGCTGCGCGACGGCCGCACGCCGGTTGCACGGGCCGCCGGGCCGGTCCGGATCGCCGCGCACGATACGATTCGGCTCGGCTCGGCCGAATTGCTCGGCCGCTTCTTCGACTGGACCTATGCGTATCGCTTCGGACCTTGCGAGCACGATACCGTCGTCGCGACGCTGCGCGGCGACGACGGCACGCTGCTGTCGCAGGCGTTCTACTTTCCGTCCCGCACGCATCCGGCCGTGTTCGCGCGCCGTGAACCCGGCATCGAAGCATGCGTGTCGCGCAGCGGCGGTACGTGGCACGTCGACATCGACACGCGCCACGTCGCGCGCCACGTGCAGATCGATGCTCCGGGTTACGTGCCGCGCGACGAGTGGTTCGATCTCGCGCCCGGCACGCCGGCGCGGGTCGCGCTGATACCGCTCGCCGCCCCCGGCGAAGCGCGGGCCGACGATGTGCCGCCGAGCGTCGAGATCCGTGCGGTCAACGCTGCACGTAGCGTGCGCGCGACGCCGGCCGGCTGA
- a CDS encoding mannose-1-phosphate guanylyltransferase/mannose-6-phosphate isomerase — MNTILRPVPEPDLPCILPVILAGGSGTRLWPLSREQYPKQLIELTSNESPLSATARRLNGIANASLGDTLLLVCGEQHRIMSAAQVLGRGAPARILLEPAARNTAPALTLAALDASALANDPVLAVMPADHVIGDVAAFQDAVGRAARYAQEGAIVTLGVLPRRAETGYGYIQVGEPRTGRLGGQGGYSIGRFVEKPTAALADRYLQSGDYWWNSGIFVTRASIWLKAIRALAPDIHAACEAAWRAGIAEDPFFRIDAAAFDACPSDSIDYAVMERLSESPELGIEGIVVPLSAGWSDVGTWDAIWEIMPKDDRGNVARGPVVFDETQDSLVRSEGRLIACVGMKDVVVIETPDAVLVANKHDVQRVKDIVARLKTERRPQASEHRKVRRPWGHYDSIDLGERFQVKRIVVEPGKQLSLQMHYHRAEHWIVVRGTAKVTRGDESFLLSENESTYIAVGEVHRLENPGRIPLEIIEVQSGDYLGEDDIVRFDDQYGRTTMSAPRTPAAEPAPAPLAHSTADDVQ; from the coding sequence ATGAACACCATTCTTCGTCCGGTGCCCGAACCCGACCTTCCCTGCATCCTGCCCGTCATTCTCGCCGGCGGGTCCGGCACGCGGCTGTGGCCGCTGTCGCGCGAGCAGTATCCGAAGCAGTTGATCGAGCTGACCTCGAACGAGTCGCCGCTGTCGGCGACCGCACGGCGCCTGAACGGCATCGCGAACGCGTCGCTCGGCGACACGCTGCTGCTCGTATGCGGCGAACAGCATCGGATCATGAGCGCAGCGCAGGTGCTCGGACGCGGGGCGCCGGCCCGCATCCTGCTCGAGCCCGCCGCGCGCAATACGGCGCCTGCGCTGACGCTCGCGGCGCTCGACGCCAGCGCGCTCGCGAACGATCCCGTGCTCGCCGTGATGCCGGCCGATCACGTGATCGGCGACGTGGCGGCATTCCAGGACGCGGTGGGGCGCGCGGCGCGCTATGCGCAGGAAGGCGCGATCGTCACGCTCGGCGTGCTGCCGCGCCGGGCGGAAACCGGCTACGGCTACATCCAGGTCGGCGAACCGCGCACCGGCCGCCTCGGCGGACAAGGCGGCTACTCGATCGGCCGCTTCGTCGAGAAGCCGACCGCCGCCCTCGCCGACCGCTACCTGCAATCGGGCGATTACTGGTGGAACAGCGGCATTTTCGTGACGCGCGCGTCGATCTGGCTGAAAGCGATTCGTGCACTCGCGCCGGACATCCATGCGGCCTGCGAAGCGGCGTGGCGCGCAGGCATTGCCGAGGATCCGTTTTTCCGGATCGATGCGGCGGCGTTCGACGCATGCCCGTCCGACTCGATCGACTACGCGGTGATGGAGCGGCTGTCGGAGAGTCCCGAACTCGGCATCGAAGGAATCGTCGTGCCGCTTTCGGCCGGCTGGTCGGATGTCGGCACCTGGGATGCGATCTGGGAAATCATGCCGAAGGACGACCGGGGCAACGTCGCGCGCGGCCCCGTCGTGTTCGACGAAACGCAGGACAGTCTCGTGCGCTCCGAAGGCAGGCTGATCGCGTGCGTCGGGATGAAGGACGTCGTCGTGATCGAGACGCCCGATGCAGTGCTCGTCGCGAACAAGCACGACGTGCAGCGCGTGAAGGACATCGTCGCGCGCCTGAAGACCGAGCGGCGGCCGCAGGCGAGCGAACACCGCAAGGTTCGGCGGCCTTGGGGGCACTACGATTCGATCGATCTGGGCGAACGGTTCCAGGTGAAGCGGATCGTCGTCGAACCGGGCAAACAACTGTCGTTGCAGATGCATTACCACCGCGCCGAGCACTGGATCGTCGTGCGCGGCACCGCGAAAGTCACGCGCGGTGACGAGAGCTTTTTGCTCAGTGAAAACGAATCGACGTACATTGCAGTCGGCGAAGTGCATCGTCTCGAGAATCCCGGGCGGATTCCGCTCGAAATCATCGAGGTGCAGTCGGGCGATTATCTCGGCGAGGACGACATCGTGCGGTTCGACGATCAGTACGGGCGCACGACGATGAGCGCGCCGCGAACGCCGGCGGCCGAGCCGGCCCCTGCGCCGCTCGCGCACTCGACGGCAGACGACGTGCAGTAA
- a CDS encoding DUF1839 family protein yields the protein MKFVSRGGEDTSFEDVRHRARHYRPHPLHSQEMVWKQTNCYVDMWLEVLRWWGLNPYAALPFTIALDFEGDQFTFFKFPHDELERLYGIVVQEHSIYEPLDQHIETQVARGHLMIVEVDAWFLPDTRGSSYRTQHTKTTIGIDSIDRANRQIGYFHNSGYYVADDFDYNGLVGNSSPMPLPPYVECAKRRFPPLDERALCEVSLASLQRHLRRVPIVNPVAAFRRQLQIDAQALADSPLERFHAYSFNSVRQLGANFELFGHYARWLQASGCVGPFAEIRAACDRIAAEAMVLEFRLARACARGKEERGDGTLDAIETAYGDLIDCARQIAPPLRVAAPVRVDAAPVPLVR from the coding sequence ATGAAATTCGTATCCCGCGGCGGCGAAGATACGTCGTTCGAGGACGTGCGCCATCGCGCACGCCACTATCGTCCACACCCGCTGCACAGTCAGGAGATGGTCTGGAAACAGACCAACTGCTACGTCGACATGTGGCTCGAGGTGCTTCGCTGGTGGGGTCTCAATCCGTACGCGGCGCTGCCGTTTACGATCGCGCTCGATTTCGAAGGCGACCAGTTCACGTTCTTCAAGTTTCCGCACGACGAACTGGAGCGGCTCTACGGGATCGTCGTGCAGGAGCATTCGATCTACGAGCCGCTTGACCAGCACATCGAGACGCAGGTTGCACGCGGTCACCTGATGATCGTCGAGGTCGACGCGTGGTTCCTGCCCGACACGCGCGGCAGCAGCTACCGCACGCAGCATACGAAGACCACGATCGGCATCGATTCGATCGACCGCGCGAACCGCCAGATCGGCTATTTCCACAACAGCGGCTATTACGTTGCCGACGATTTCGACTACAACGGGCTCGTCGGCAACAGTTCGCCGATGCCGCTGCCGCCCTACGTCGAATGCGCGAAGCGGCGATTCCCGCCGCTCGACGAGCGCGCGCTGTGCGAAGTGTCGCTCGCATCGCTGCAGCGGCATTTGCGCCGTGTGCCGATCGTCAACCCGGTCGCAGCATTCCGGCGCCAGTTGCAGATCGATGCGCAAGCGCTCGCCGATTCCCCGCTCGAGCGCTTTCATGCGTACTCGTTCAATTCGGTGCGGCAGCTCGGCGCGAACTTCGAGCTGTTCGGCCACTACGCGCGTTGGCTGCAGGCGAGCGGTTGCGTCGGGCCGTTCGCCGAGATCCGCGCGGCGTGCGATCGGATCGCGGCCGAAGCGATGGTGCTCGAATTCCGGCTCGCACGTGCGTGCGCGCGCGGCAAGGAAGAGCGCGGCGACGGGACGCTCGATGCGATCGAGACCGCATACGGCGACCTGATCGACTGCGCGCGGCAGATCGCTCCGCCGCTGCGAGTTGCGGCACCCGTTCGTGTCGACGCGGCCCCCGTGCCGCTGGTGCGGTGA
- a CDS encoding Crp/Fnr family transcriptional regulator: MTYQANDAAAHTGGMIDLSPSFDTNRFLAALDRDERATLIANLQLVHLKSGQVLCEPGEMLAAVYLPVTTAISLQYVSSGGMTLEVAEIGSESIVCDDVIGGSGRMPCRAVACRDGFVYRLDRRVFAAAFDASPVIRHLVFVCVRLLMAQVSQITFCSRHHVLKHQLCRWFLLAYDRSRSIEIQVTHSMLAQMLGVRRETVTDAAGEIQKLGLIRQYRSSIVLADLGGLEKLSCGCRAIVRDEMKRILSADSGVAAAARA; the protein is encoded by the coding sequence GTGACCTACCAGGCCAATGACGCTGCCGCCCACACTGGCGGCATGATCGATCTTTCCCCGAGCTTCGACACCAACCGGTTTCTCGCTGCGCTCGATCGCGACGAGCGCGCGACGCTGATTGCCAACCTGCAACTGGTTCACCTGAAGTCGGGGCAAGTGCTGTGCGAACCCGGCGAGATGCTCGCCGCGGTGTACCTTCCCGTAACGACCGCGATTTCGCTGCAGTACGTGTCGTCGGGCGGCATGACGCTCGAAGTGGCCGAGATCGGCAGCGAAAGCATCGTGTGCGACGACGTGATCGGCGGCAGCGGCCGGATGCCGTGCCGCGCCGTCGCGTGCCGCGACGGTTTCGTCTATCGGCTCGACCGGCGCGTGTTCGCCGCCGCGTTCGACGCGTCGCCGGTGATTCGGCATCTCGTGTTCGTCTGTGTGCGGCTGCTGATGGCGCAGGTTTCGCAGATCACGTTCTGCAGCCGTCATCACGTGCTCAAACATCAGTTATGCAGATGGTTCCTGCTCGCGTACGACCGCTCGCGCAGCATCGAGATCCAGGTCACGCACAGCATGCTCGCGCAGATGCTCGGCGTGCGCCGCGAAACGGTCACCGACGCCGCCGGCGAAATCCAGAAGCTCGGACTGATCCGCCAGTACCGCAGCTCGATCGTGCTTGCCGATCTCGGCGGCCTCGAGAAGCTGTCGTGCGGCTGCCGTGCGATCGTGCGCGACGAGATGAAGCGCATCCTGTCGGCCGATTCGGGCGTGGCGGCCGCCGCACGCGCGTGA
- a CDS encoding acyl-CoA dehydrogenase family protein, which translates to MSALLPEFAAGGETHRLDDAARAVAQIAAQHADAVDRDARCPVEAIEAMRARRLLSAMVPTHLGGAGASLADIASACSILGQACASSAMVFAMHQIQVACIVDHAVDQGWHKLFLQQLVRHQWLLASATSEDGVGGNLRASQCALDTNGGEFRLHKSAPTISYGDYADGILATARRDADAPPSEQVLVTLLRDGYTLTRRGEWDTLGMRGTCSNGFVLDAQGATVQCLPVPFAQIAEQTMVPVSHILWAAVWIGVAGDAFHRAHQFFRAQARQTDGAPSPASRRIAESLALMQAMQSRVDNVLRLQASPTTRSWSAGMAWAAEINTLKTYVSSTALEVVQQAMMICGMAGYKHGTPYSIGRHLRDLHAAPLMISNDRIAANTSNLLLALRPATLEKHS; encoded by the coding sequence ATGAGCGCGCTACTTCCGGAATTCGCCGCCGGCGGCGAAACGCACCGCCTCGACGACGCCGCGCGCGCGGTCGCGCAGATCGCGGCCCAGCACGCGGATGCGGTCGATCGCGACGCGCGCTGCCCCGTCGAGGCGATCGAGGCGATGCGCGCGCGCCGCCTGCTGAGCGCGATGGTGCCGACGCATCTCGGCGGCGCCGGCGCATCGCTCGCCGACATCGCGTCGGCATGCTCGATTCTCGGCCAGGCCTGTGCGTCGTCGGCAATGGTGTTCGCGATGCACCAGATCCAGGTCGCCTGCATCGTCGATCACGCCGTCGACCAGGGCTGGCACAAGCTGTTCCTGCAGCAGCTCGTGCGCCATCAGTGGCTGCTCGCGTCGGCGACGTCAGAGGATGGCGTCGGCGGCAACCTGCGCGCGAGCCAATGCGCGCTCGACACCAACGGCGGCGAGTTCCGGCTGCACAAATCCGCGCCGACGATCTCGTACGGCGATTATGCGGACGGCATCCTCGCGACCGCGCGACGCGACGCCGACGCGCCGCCGTCCGAACAGGTGCTCGTCACGCTGCTGCGCGACGGCTATACGCTCACGCGGCGCGGCGAATGGGACACGCTCGGCATGCGCGGCACGTGCAGCAACGGCTTCGTGCTCGACGCGCAGGGTGCGACCGTGCAATGCCTGCCGGTGCCGTTCGCGCAGATTGCCGAACAGACGATGGTGCCCGTATCGCACATTCTGTGGGCCGCGGTATGGATCGGCGTGGCCGGCGACGCGTTCCATCGCGCGCACCAGTTCTTCCGTGCACAGGCGCGCCAGACCGACGGCGCGCCGTCGCCCGCATCGCGACGCATCGCCGAATCGCTCGCGCTGATGCAGGCGATGCAGTCCCGTGTCGACAACGTGCTGCGCCTGCAGGCCAGCCCGACGACGCGTTCGTGGTCGGCCGGCATGGCCTGGGCCGCCGAGATCAACACGTTGAAGACGTATGTGTCTTCGACTGCGCTCGAGGTCGTCCAGCAGGCGATGATGATCTGCGGGATGGCGGGCTACAAGCACGGCACGCCATACAGCATCGGTCGCCACCTTCGCGACCTGCACGCGGCGCCGCTGATGATCAGCAACGACCGCATCGCCGCCAACACCTCCAACCTGCTGCTCGCACTGCGTCCCGCGACGCTGGAGAAACACTCGTGA
- a CDS encoding amino acid--[acyl-carrier-protein] ligase → MNDRLSVPSPAPAAAPPDAPLDRAGVNPLRDELVDAGLLVSTGIQGLFGRSQRFERVVEALDAFVTRIGADQQAEVLRFPPAMSRMEFERSEYMKSFPQLAGSVHAFCGDEQRHQRVLQCLDRGEDWTESQKPTYVVMTPAACYPVYPVVANAGALPDDGRIVDVFSYCFRHEPSLDPTRMQLFRMREYVRIGTPEQIVEFRQTWIERGTRMIDALRLPNAIDLANDPFFGRGGKIVANSQREQNLKFELLIPIEHDGRQTACLSFNYHMDHFGLLWDIRTATGDVAHTGCVGFGLERLTLALFRHHGFDIDAWPADVRDVLWGTR, encoded by the coding sequence GTGAACGATCGCCTTTCCGTGCCTTCCCCCGCTCCCGCCGCTGCGCCGCCGGACGCACCGCTCGACCGTGCGGGCGTCAACCCGCTGCGCGACGAACTCGTCGACGCGGGCCTGCTGGTATCGACCGGCATCCAGGGCCTGTTCGGCCGCAGCCAGCGGTTCGAGCGCGTCGTCGAAGCGCTCGACGCATTCGTCACGCGCATCGGCGCCGACCAGCAAGCCGAAGTGCTGCGCTTCCCGCCGGCGATGAGCCGCATGGAATTCGAGCGCAGCGAATACATGAAGAGCTTTCCGCAGCTTGCGGGCAGCGTGCATGCATTCTGCGGCGACGAACAGCGGCACCAGCGCGTGCTGCAATGCCTCGACCGCGGCGAGGACTGGACAGAAAGCCAGAAGCCGACTTACGTCGTGATGACGCCCGCCGCGTGCTACCCCGTCTATCCGGTCGTCGCGAACGCGGGTGCGCTGCCTGACGACGGCCGCATCGTCGACGTGTTCTCGTACTGCTTTCGCCACGAGCCCTCGCTCGACCCGACGCGCATGCAGCTGTTCCGGATGCGCGAATACGTGCGTATCGGCACGCCCGAGCAGATCGTGGAATTCCGCCAGACGTGGATCGAGCGCGGCACGCGGATGATCGACGCGCTGCGCCTGCCCAATGCGATCGATCTGGCGAACGATCCGTTCTTCGGACGCGGCGGCAAGATCGTCGCGAACAGCCAGCGGGAACAGAACCTCAAGTTCGAGCTGCTGATCCCGATCGAGCACGACGGCCGGCAGACGGCATGCCTCAGCTTCAACTACCACATGGATCACTTCGGGCTGCTGTGGGACATCCGCACCGCGACGGGCGACGTCGCGCACACCGGCTGCGTCGGGTTCGGCCTCGAGCGGCTGACGCTCGCGCTGTTCCGTCATCACGGTTTCGATATCGACGCGTGGCCCGCGGACGTGCGCGACGTGCTGTGGGGCACGCGATGA
- a CDS encoding acyl carrier protein has protein sequence MKNDIRTILKHVAHLEAAIDSIGDGDDLYEAGLSSLDTIQLMLAIEKQFNIEIPDEMLNRNLFRSIDALADTIATLQRAEHSA, from the coding sequence GTGAAAAACGACATCAGAACCATCCTCAAGCACGTCGCCCACCTCGAAGCCGCGATCGATTCGATCGGTGACGGGGACGACCTTTACGAAGCGGGCCTCTCCTCGCTCGATACGATCCAGTTGATGCTCGCGATCGAGAAGCAGTTCAACATCGAGATTCCCGACGAGATGCTGAACCGCAATCTGTTCCGCAGCATCGATGCGCTCGCGGACACGATCGCCACCCTGCAACGCGCCGAGCATTCCGCATGA
- a CDS encoding drug:proton antiporter has product MEWHCCEFDHLSAVDLYAILRARNAVLVVEDAHTHLDIDGKDAHALHVYARLHRGDTAEVVAYARVLPGDDVDPDVVIDKVLTSEACRDDATLEQLIQRAITAARAAWPDVAVRTHVPAQRQAFYKRFGFRKAYGPFLEQGSPFVGLVRPAERAAGALRQLLSRAVSTSQSASEDPRVDGRTHNRLSADTGANR; this is encoded by the coding sequence ATGGAATGGCATTGTTGTGAATTCGATCATCTGAGCGCCGTCGATCTGTATGCAATCCTGCGCGCGCGCAATGCGGTGCTTGTGGTCGAGGACGCGCACACGCATCTGGACATCGACGGCAAGGACGCGCACGCGTTGCACGTGTACGCGCGTCTGCATCGCGGCGATACCGCGGAAGTCGTCGCGTATGCGCGCGTGCTGCCCGGCGACGACGTCGATCCGGACGTCGTCATCGACAAGGTGCTGACGAGCGAGGCGTGCCGCGACGACGCGACGCTAGAGCAACTGATCCAGCGCGCAATCACGGCCGCTCGCGCCGCGTGGCCCGACGTTGCGGTGCGCACGCACGTTCCCGCGCAGCGCCAGGCGTTCTACAAACGCTTCGGGTTTCGCAAGGCCTACGGTCCGTTTCTCGAACAGGGTTCGCCGTTCGTCGGCCTCGTGCGGCCGGCGGAGCGCGCGGCCGGTGCACTGCGTCAGCTGCTGTCGCGAGCCGTCTCGACATCGCAGTCGGCCAGCGAGGATCCGCGCGTCGACGGCCGTACACACAACCGGCTGTCCGCCGATACCGGAGCCAATCGATGA
- a CDS encoding sigma-54 dependent transcriptional regulator codes for MNMPITRDKSADGGKANGQRPLIYWTQSPSVMLRKELARRDWKVTTVAHASELRDTSGEITCGILDLSGGHADAIGSIASTCASMRDVVWVALVEAGQTASPNVRALLRDYCFDYITLPASHQRIADTVGHAYGMECLFARDRERLESQENGIVGTCSAMLRLFDTVRRFARTDAPVFVFGETGTGKELTAVAIHRHSERRNGPFVAVNCGAIPPHLLQSELFGYERGAFTGANARKIGYVEAANGGTLLLDEIGDLPHESQASLLRFLQERAIHRLGGSDPVPVDVRIVSATHVDLREAMEEGRFRADLFHRLCVMRIDQPPLRARGKDIELLAHHMLERFRGDARHRVRGFSTDAITALYKHDWPGNVRELINRVRRAVVMTEGRLITAQDLELEYCLDAASPSVADIRKSIEREAIETALLRTRGRVAASARELGVSRATLYRWMEAYGIERPRGTGSSD; via the coding sequence ATGAATATGCCAATAACGCGCGATAAGAGCGCCGACGGGGGGAAGGCGAACGGGCAGCGTCCGCTGATTTACTGGACGCAGTCGCCGTCCGTCATGCTCCGCAAGGAACTCGCGCGGCGCGACTGGAAAGTGACGACCGTCGCGCACGCGAGCGAACTGCGCGACACGTCCGGCGAAATCACCTGCGGCATCCTCGACCTGAGCGGCGGCCATGCCGACGCGATCGGCAGCATCGCATCGACGTGCGCATCGATGCGCGACGTCGTGTGGGTCGCGCTCGTCGAAGCCGGCCAGACCGCGTCGCCGAACGTGCGCGCGTTGTTGCGCGATTATTGCTTCGACTACATCACGTTGCCAGCGTCGCATCAAAGGATCGCCGATACGGTCGGCCATGCGTACGGGATGGAATGCCTGTTCGCGCGCGATCGCGAGCGGCTCGAATCGCAGGAGAACGGCATCGTCGGCACCTGCAGCGCGATGCTGCGCCTGTTCGATACGGTGCGGCGCTTTGCGCGCACCGACGCCCCGGTGTTCGTGTTCGGCGAGACGGGAACCGGCAAGGAGCTCACGGCCGTCGCAATTCACCGTCACTCCGAGCGGCGCAACGGCCCGTTCGTCGCGGTCAACTGCGGCGCGATTCCGCCGCACCTGCTGCAATCCGAACTGTTCGGCTATGAGCGCGGTGCGTTCACCGGCGCGAACGCGCGCAAGATCGGCTACGTCGAAGCCGCGAACGGCGGGACGCTGCTGCTCGATGAAATCGGCGATCTGCCGCACGAGAGCCAGGCGAGCCTGCTGCGCTTCCTGCAGGAACGCGCGATTCATCGCCTCGGCGGCAGCGACCCTGTGCCGGTCGACGTGCGGATCGTGTCGGCGACGCACGTCGATCTGCGCGAAGCAATGGAAGAAGGGCGGTTTCGTGCGGACCTGTTCCATCGCCTTTGCGTGATGCGCATCGATCAGCCGCCGCTGCGTGCGCGCGGCAAGGACATCGAGCTGCTTGCGCACCACATGCTCGAGCGTTTTCGTGGTGACGCGCGCCATCGCGTGCGCGGCTTCTCGACCGATGCGATCACGGCGCTCTACAAGCACGACTGGCCCGGCAACGTTCGCGAACTGATCAACCGCGTGCGCCGCGCCGTCGTGATGACGGAAGGAAGGCTGATCACCGCTCAGGACCTCGAGCTCGAATACTGTCTCGATGCGGCGTCGCCGTCCGTCGCGGACATCCGCAAGTCGATCGAGCGCGAAGCGATCGAAACGGCGTTGCTGCGCACGCGCGGGCGCGTCGCCGCTTCCGCGCGCGAGCTTGGCGTGTCGCGTGCGACGCTTTATCGGTGGATGGAGGCGTATGGCATCGAGCGGCCGCGCGGCACGGGCTCGTCGGACTGA